ggaaaaagggGGGACAGGTgggggagagacagaagaaagagaccaggggcccgtttcagaaagcaggtttagtgaaaactctgagttagttaaccctgagatgagggaaactctggttTTTGGGTTTCACAAAGCCAGTTCAGCTTAACTCTTAGTCAGTTACCCTGGCAACATACTCTCGCTGGCAGATTTTCTTTAACAAACCCTGAGTTTCTTCTCCCCTCCTGCTGAGCCTGTCCGTCTCATTTCCTCATTGTAACCCAGTGTTTGGTTTCATGCAAAGTACTTATTAAAGCATTTCATGAAATGTACACAACTATAAGTTCATTTAACTTTGTTAATTGATAAAAATGAATTGACTTAATTAAATAGGAACCAGTTAAAAACTTTTAGATAGGCATTAATACGGTAgccgacaggggcaaacgcactgcaacgacacaaaacacaaacgcTGCGgattcccaaaacaccagcaagtcccaaaacactgacaagtcccaaaacaccagcaagtcccaaaacactgacacgtcctaaaacaccagcaagtcccaaaacactgacatgtcctaaaacaccagcaagtcccagaACACtgacaagtcccaaaacaccagcaagtcctaaaacaccagcaagtcccaaaacacagacaagtcccaaaacacagacaagtcccaaaacaccagcaagtcccaaaacaccgacaagtcccaaaacaccagcaagtcccaacaCACtgacaagtcccaaaacactgacaagtcccaaaacaccgacaagtcccaaaacaccagcaagtctcAAAACACCAGCAATATGAGACCATGGGTCCctgttagattagattagaacaACAAAATAAGTTCTGGTCATGTCTCCCTTTCCATAGCGGTCAATTTGAGCGTATGCATTATAAATGATGTAACATATTTTTTGATACTGTCCCCGCCCCTTGAAGACATCACTGCGACTACtgctagtttatttatttatgctaatCATCAATGTCTATATGAATCAACCTATCTATAGGATCAGccaagaacaacaacagaaatgtgCTGAGAAAAACTTTATTGAATGCAACACAAATCCATCAAAGGTGGTTTAAAGTCTTCATAACTCATATCAGACACGGAAGACCAGCTACATCTCTGTATTTACGTGGTCAATGCCCACAGCACAATATTCAACTTAAAAAGACGGTAGTCCAAACGGGTTCATCGGCGCAAGAAACCACAGCTCATTTGCCCCTTGAGAAGACGCGAGAGGACTGTAAGAGATGCACACAAAAATGAAATCAGTACATATtcaagttttcattttaaagtgaatttcTCTGATCATCACTAAGAAAATGAAGAGGTTTGCTTACTTGAAGAACACAGCATAGGCTGCTTCTGTCTCAATTTCACCAATTAAGTCCATGATCGATTGAAGAGCCAAGCCGTCACTGATCATTTTCCCAATgtcaaacatgttgttgttgttgttgaactcCGAACTCAGCGCTAACACTGTCATGGCCGTTGCGTCAGTGAGGAACAGCTGTAAGTCAACGTTAGTTATCCACAGAGCTCATGGTAGACGCCACAGAATCACTTCACACACGTGAAGGAACTGATGATCAAATGAAGGTAAATGCCATGTTCTTGCCATTTTTGTGCTATAGCTTACCGAATCATCAACAGGAGCGGGAGGTACTGGAAATAAAGACGGCAGCAAGAAACTCCACATGATTGCACTTTCCAGAGAACTGTTGTCAGGTATTGTCATGATCAGAGGAGATACCATGTCAAATGTTGCTCCTAAAGGTAGACATGAGgaaaacacaagacatttaacaATGCACATGCAAATCAGATATAATATGTGCAGTCTTTATGATTTCAACATCCACTCATGTAACCAAAGTAACCAAAGTGGGATCTGATCACAACTAGGTACAGTaataaaccttttctttttaaagcaacTGGGAATTTGAGATGCAACTAAAGGACTTCATTTTTGGAGAATGAATCAATTACACAAACCATCAGCGTTGGCACCGTTGAAATACTCCATTAATTGTTGGATTGAGGCCTCAACATCACCATCACCGAACATGGATGAATTAGTGGAAACCCAAAATGCAGGATTGTACTGACGGACCTGCAGGACACAAGCAAATGTGTTGAAGTGGGATTTGGAAGTTTGTGACTTCCCTGAAAGGTGAAAAAACTGTTCTCTTTTGCCAAGAGACACTCACCTCATAATTGTCATTTGTAGAAAGCAGATCATACATCCAATTTTGAGCAGGGTCTCTGTGAAATGATTAATTAAAAGCCATTTAGCTGATAAGTATGAGTCGTTTTAAGGTTAAGTCATTTTTCTAATGACCACACTTGTATTTTACACCATCTCCAACGTAGCAATCTGCTTAATAAATGAGGAAAAGTAAGATTAAATGTGGGTTTCTTACATTTCTTGGGCCTGAGCTGTCAGTGCCAGCAGAAAGACAACAAGTCCTGAAACGAACATCCTGGGACACACATGTAGAGTTTTCATTTAGCAAAGTAGATTTAGTTCATTCACTGAGACAAGAGAATCATCACAAAAGAATTATACTTGAATTATAACATGTACTTACATCTTGACTGAGGATTGTGTTCGGTGAATCCCAAAAGTGTGAATGTCCAGAGTGGTCCAACACGGCTATTTATTCCATTGGTGGCTGTTTGTGGGACAACAGACCACTCCCTGAGCCAATAACACAAATCACACCATGGGCTGTCAAAGCCAATAAGAAACAAAtttaaacaaccaaacaaacattgtcatctatgttgttcaataaatatttatttacagtgtatgtaGACTTAACTGCTCGGCTGAACAAACACTGTTCAACAGtaaaacaccaataaaacgtgacacatgtcatcactgactcagaactgtcttgtctaaacttataactGGATAAAATAGTTCTATTTCTGCTCCTActacacagtcactgaaatgctgtcaaaGCACATTAAGATTTCGTCTGCAGTGAGATTCAAAAAGTTACTTCTAAACTGAGTAGAATGGGTTGGGTAGAATGTGTCTAATTTTCCTCATGTTCTGCAGGTGGAGGAAGGCTGTTCTCAGTAAAGTATGGTAGAGTTACTGATATAATCCGACACATTTAAAGGGCAATAAGtcaattttatattttgttcaAACTTCAATAAAGATCTGGGAGAATGATCTAAGTCTGGATTTGGATGAAAACACCCAGAGAGAATACACGACCCATTCACAAGTAACAAAATTAAGAGGCACATTTCCTATTAAATGATATGTTTTTGTAAAGAAGATAAAAGAAGAtacaattatttcatttttgtttgtcaatttatatagatatacaaagtttattcttattattattcaaattcaCAACTTGATAAATAGGCAACAGTGGATGACACAGGTCTTGCACTAagctgcactttatatttatcataCCACCTCCCCTCTTTccccctgtacatacatttccctgcactgtttACCTGCAATGTCTTATCttgttttctgttctgttcatttctatttttctatttttaattttttttcttttttttttctacaagggcttttattttatttaggacATTTCAATGTGTGCTGAGAGTCTTGGGAGGAAATtatgttatctttatttaattatgttaatgttatgcttgcataataacaataaagaatcttgaatcttgaaacaGATCACGATACATACAATCTAggattagaattgggtttaagttaaagttaggcatttagttgtgatggttaaagttagagtaaGGGGAGGGGCCGAGGTGTTAAACTGGCAAACCACATGTGCGGCTACATACTGcccccaatcgattaca
This Solea solea chromosome 19, fSolSol10.1, whole genome shotgun sequence DNA region includes the following protein-coding sequences:
- the LOC131446468 gene encoding heme-binding protein 2-like, which gives rise to MMFVSGLVVFLLALTAQAQEIDPAQNWMYDLLSTNDNYEVRQYNPAFWVSTNSSMFGDGDVEASIQQLMEYFNGANADGATFDMVSPLIMTIPDNSSLESAIMWSFLLPSLFPVPPAPVDDSLFLTDATAMTVLALSSEFNNNNNMFDIGKMISDGLALQSIMDLIGEIETEAAYAVFFNPLASSQGANELWFLAPMNPFGLPSF